The Kineothrix sp. IPX-CK genomic interval CCTGTTTAACTCCAACCACTTTAAGTCAGATATTATACCGGAACAGCTTTCGGCTCTGGTGGATATATGTAAATTAGGGATTTCCTTGTCTGCCGGCGCTGCACAGACAAGGATTGCCTGTCAAAAAGGAAATGGTTGGGAAAAAATTTATCCTGATATAATTACGCAAGAAGAACGCATGAAATGTATAGAAATATATGATTGTTTAACAGGATATGTGAAGGAGCACGACTCTGCCTACGTTCCACCAGTATTAGAGAGGGTTCCGCCGAGTTCCGGTGAACTTCAGTCCATGCAAAAATTGTACTTTGAACAGTGTGCTGCAATTTCCAGTAAAAAGCAGGCAGACAGCCAGAAATTGAATTTGCTGCTTGGGAGGCGCAGATGATCAGATACTGCGCCAATGCCACATTTCTGATATTAAACCGACTATCATTACAGCAAATTCGAATGGAAGATCTGCAGGGAAATTATGAAATCCTGGAGTTCTTATAAGCCTCCAATTCATATGAACGGCAGTGGACTCTGCCGTCCGTGCAAAGAGTCCCTCCTTATCACATTCTCCAACCATGACCGCACAAGGGCGCATGATCTCTTCTTTTCTTATTTCATATTCCAAAAAATAATCTATTTCTTCCAAAAGGAAAACCTTTAAGTTCTCCAGATTCTGAACCTGGCTTTCCAGGCTTCTGCTCTTTGACCGGTTATCCGTTCCCCCCATAGCTCTATTAAGCGAAATAAGTGCACTATTGATATGTTTTTTCTCCAGTGCATCCTTAAGTTCCGTTCTCCATTTACTGATATCATTCTTACTTTGTATCGACCATGTAAGAGGCGGCTCCTGCAGAATAATGCCTCTCACAAGTTCCGGATATTTTCCGGCAAGCTCAGCCGCAATGATGCCGCCTGCGCTGCAGCCGACTACAAAAGCTGCTCCCGAGTCCATATATTTTATAATTTTTGCAGCATCTTCCACCTGGCTTTTTACCGAATATCCATCAGCCGTCAAATCAGAGGCGGCAATCTTCCTGCTTCTGCTGTATCCCCTTCGGTCATACGAAACAACAGTATAATGCTTTTTAAGAAATAACACAGCTTCATCGAAGTAGTCACTGTCACATGCCACACCATGAATAAGCAATACGAGAGTTCCTTCTCCTTCTTTCCTGCAAAACAGTTTGAAATCGCCATTTCTAATAGTAAATTCCATAATTTCTACCCGACAACTCTCTTATTATAATACTTTATTTTTCTGATCATATTTTCAATTAAATCAATTCCATCCCATGTGAGTGAGAAATCCAAAGCATGCCCAAAGTCCACAATGCGATCTATGCCGGAAACTTGATTTTCCACCAATAAGCCGGCAATCTTCTCATGTGAGAATCCGAGGCAAGACAATGTCTGGCATTTGGCGGTAAAGATAGGAAGCGCTTCCTCTACCTTCTCAACATTGATTTCAATAAAAAAACCGCCGGGGACCGAATATTCCCACGCTTCCTGCATCAAATGCGGAAGTTCAACTCGTACGATCAGATTATCGTCGGCAATAATTTTTACATCAGGAACATTCGCGGCCAGACAAAATGATGTCTCCCGCTTTTTTACTGCAAGTGCCGGTTCGAGATAATACCTGTTTCTGGTAAATACACTTACCTCATACCAGAATCTTTCTTTCGCTTTCCGAATGTCTTCCTGATTTCCTACCCAGCATATAATTCTCGGCGAGGAACACGCATTTTGATCATACAGAAAAGTGTCGTTATAAAATTCTCTCACGATGTCCCCTGTTTCTTCTATTTTCCGGAATATTGCTGCATCTATCATTGCCATAGAACTACGACTTCGGAAAGATAATTCTAAGGCTGTTGGCGGCAGAGGCGATTTTCTGATTTCATTTATTGTCTCGTCACCTCCCCAGACAATACGCAAATCGCACAGCTGTGACATTTTATCCGTTATCGCTTTATCATGTTCATAACAGCAGATCACCATGCGATGCTTCATTTCAGGAAACTCATTTAAGGTTTTTTTTAAGCCGTTTATAATCAAATCTGTTTGTGCAGATCGTTTTGATGACAAGCGTACAATAACATTGTTTCCGGAAAGCAGCGCCGCAGCCATACTATAGGCGAACATAACGGGGACATTGGATGGTGCAAAATGCAGCGTTGTCCCGCGTCCGAGAGTCGCTTTCAATCTATCTCCATATTGCTCTTTGTATTGCAGGATCCCTTTTTTTCTGCACCAGAACCCAAAAGTCATTACATCGGAAAAGGACCTTGAATCTTTATTATTTCTAATATTTTTTGAAAGGGAATCAAAAAAACAAATGATTTCATCCGAAAAAGGCGACTTTGGTTTTTGGTTTCTAATATCCAATAATGTATCCTGTGTTCCAAGCATAAACTTTATATTGCCAAAATCATTCATAGGTATCACTGCACCCCCTTATCTCAGCTCTTTTAAGTCTCCCAAACACTTCAAAATACACACCTTTCCGGCCACATGGACAATCATCTTCCCCTAGCAGCATCCCTTCATCTTCAGTTATAATATTGTGGCCGGGATAGCTTAAGGGCAATAACGACATTACCTGGATAATCCCTTTTTCATTTTTCTCACAAACTGCAAAATCCAAAGATCTTCGTATCAATATTCCGGAATAATCTGAACAGTGGAGATGCCCGAATTCACATTCCATAAATATACTTCCTGTCTGCTCTGCCATTCCATAATAATCATAAACGCGTACAAGGCCGCCGGTTTCTTTTAATCCGTTTCGGAAAGTGTCTTTAGTTATATTCAGGTCCTGCATTTTCTTCCATCCGCCGCCATGGATAAGAAGTCCGTTAGTCATATCGATAAATTCATTCCGCTGTTTTAA includes:
- a CDS encoding alpha/beta hydrolase is translated as MEFTIRNGDFKLFCRKEGEGTLVLLIHGVACDSDYFDEAVLFLKKHYTVVSYDRRGYSRSRKIAASDLTADGYSVKSQVEDAAKIIKYMDSGAAFVVGCSAGGIIAAELAGKYPELVRGIILQEPPLTWSIQSKNDISKWRTELKDALEKKHINSALISLNRAMGGTDNRSKSRSLESQVQNLENLKVFLLEEIDYFLEYEIRKEEIMRPCAVMVGECDKEGLFARTAESTAVHMNWRLIRTPGFHNFPADLPFEFAVMIVGLISEMWHWRSI
- a CDS encoding acyl-CoA reductase, with protein sequence MNDFGNIKFMLGTQDTLLDIRNQKPKSPFSDEIICFFDSLSKNIRNNKDSRSFSDVMTFGFWCRKKGILQYKEQYGDRLKATLGRGTTLHFAPSNVPVMFAYSMAAALLSGNNVIVRLSSKRSAQTDLIINGLKKTLNEFPEMKHRMVICCYEHDKAITDKMSQLCDLRIVWGGDETINEIRKSPLPPTALELSFRSRSSMAMIDAAIFRKIEETGDIVREFYNDTFLYDQNACSSPRIICWVGNQEDIRKAKERFWYEVSVFTRNRYYLEPALAVKKRETSFCLAANVPDVKIIADDNLIVRVELPHLMQEAWEYSVPGGFFIEINVEKVEEALPIFTAKCQTLSCLGFSHEKIAGLLVENQVSGIDRIVDFGHALDFSLTWDGIDLIENMIRKIKYYNKRVVG